TATGGAGCCAATGCCTGATGCTGATGAGCCAAAAATGAGCTTCGATTCTTATTCTTTATTGTACTCAGTCTTGTTGTTTTGCACGCTTTGTCTCTGGTACGTCATTACACTGGGAGAAGTGTTCTGACATAGCTGCCAGGGCACGGTACCGATGGGAGATGCTGTTCTTCACCTCTTTAGGAAGCTCAGCATATCTGCACTCACAAACACAGCGCAAAGAAATGTGAAAAGCATGTTGCAAATGGTTAAGAAGTCAAGCACATTCAAATATGACATTCTTATGGATGTTATCCACCAATGTTTGAAGCCATGGTTAATTTTGCATCATGCATTCTTACAATGAGATCACTTGAATTATAAGAAGAAACCAATACTTGTAAACCTTAAACCATAAAGTTGGTATAATTTGCCCAATACTGTCACCTGCTGGTAAACATGAATAAGAACTACTAAAAGATGAGAGCGTATACTCACGTTTTATCAAAGCCTTCAGGCTGAAAACAAGGATCCCATCCAAAATCTCTTGGGCCCCTGGGCTCAACAATACAACCCTGAAAAATTTTGTTAGAGGACATGATCAAAAACTTATATATCTAACACTTTTATAACACAGGTagtcaagaatttttttttaaccttttattacttttaaaaagtgaaagtgaagagaGAAAATGTTTAAAGGAGTCTGGcttattttattattgtgttcTATTCTCTCTGGTCCACTAAAAGTGttcaaagtttgttttaataaaatgtcataattaGTAAGTAAGTACCATTTTTGAGCCTCTTTTTTAAAACACACTGTTTTAGTGGGTGTGCTGCACAAAAGACATTGAAGTTACCACCCACTTGCATTATTGGGTAACAGTGTTGATGTGTTTGAGCATTACTGCCTATAGTATTTGCTCACCTCAGTTTTTCCTCTAAAAAGTTGAACTGGCTCCTCTTTCCCAGCACAGAAAGCAAACGTACACAGAGCCCAAGCTGACTTATCATCAAAACCTGCCAGCATTTTATGCAGTCCTGCAAAGATAGTGGTAAAGACATCAAAACTCATTTtgctaaattaataattttttaataacaatttTTACGTTTAAATAGATTTGAATTGTTTAAAAAGAGTTATTGCTTTAATAGATGTAACCTGAATATTAGTCAAAATCTGTGTTGCCAAGTCTGCTGTTTTACAGCAAAATTGGGCTACTTTTAAATTAAACTGTTGCTGTGGGTTTTTTCATCCGCTGGTTGAaggatttaacaaaaaaatttgtttaatgcatgtgaaaagtgaatgtaaaatatgtactttGGGAGTGGcataatttaaagggatagttcacccaaaaatgaatttaCTCAATTATATATTGTTACAAACCCACTTAAATTTCTTTGTTGATGTACacaagggaagatattttggaaaatgtctgtaaccaaactgtttgtggaccccatttactttcatagtattctttttttcctactatggaagtgaatgaggtccacaaacggttttgttacaaacatttctcaaaatatcatcctttgtgttcatcataacaaagaaatttatacaggtttgtaacaacacaaaagtgagtaaataatgacagaattttcatttttgggtgaactatccctttaagtcttgCCATTTGGCCTAAGGTCTTTGGGCTTGTTTTGATTGGGCATTGGGCTTGTGTTGTTAGGCAGACCTGGCAACGCTGGTCAAAGTATCTTACCCTCTGGCTTCAGTTTATCAAGGAACCATTTTCTGTGGAGAGAAAAACATCACaaattattttgatttatttttgttctgatgacggACTCAGCGTTGGAATTCAATTTCatttaatctttattttttttatttttaacttatAATGAAAGTAAATTGTGACTGTAAGTCTTTATGTTGAACTAATAAAATGCACTGTTCAATAGTTTTAAGATCTACAGGACATAAAGACTTACATGTAAGGTCCTGGTAATCCTCCTAGTGCCCTGAAACACAGGCAGGTGTCCTCTACCAGTACTGGCCCATCCACCTtaacacacaaaatatataaGATCATGTGCAAGACATAATTCGGGATACATAAAGTGCATTTTACAAACCTGCCTTGCCGCTTCTTGACATTTCTGTATGGAAATTTCATCTGGTTCCCCCTGATATTCGGGCACTGCATGAGAAATCATATCCACATTACAATACATAACAATCCATGGATAAACAATCCATGAATTCAGTTACTGAATACTTACAATCAATCTTTTTTGAAATTAGTTTGTAGGGAAATTTGTCACCAAGGATTTGAACTACCTGGAAAATAGTTTGATTACTACAACAATTTCATAAGTGACTAGTCAAATATCCTGTATACCAGTGGTCTCCAAGGTTGCCCCCACAGAGTTTGTGAGTTGCCCGACAAAGCACATTAaaagcctcaattttaataattatttattacatattttttgtatattagcttggcttattttaaagtaaaagaAAAAGGTTTTGAGTAGAgtatatcaaaaaagtagctCTCCATTGTGGTAGATCTTgcgctcacaaaaaggttggagacccctgctgtatgCGTGTTCTTGATCTGCCTAACTTATATTAAATCTTCAGCATATTTACACCGCTTGATTCATAGCATGTAACGAcagtctttatttatttaatttacaagACCCTCGTGCTCATTCTGTTACTTGATTTCTAATGAATAATTTGTGGTTAAATCACTCTTTTAAAAAACTCCCAACTCGTTCTTACCTCTTCTAATTTTTTCGCATTACCAGTAACAAATACTACAGATCTGCCAGTCGGTACTGCCATGGTTCACTTTGCGACCATTCAACAACTCACTCCCGGAGCGTTAAACCGTTCGGACTTCCGCATTCAATGAACCAATCGTAATCCTTGACCATAAATGTTCACCAATCAGTAGACGTCTCCGTAACGGTTAAGACACGCCCCTCTCACAAACAGGCCAATCACAGCCCGCTATACTTCGTCCCTCTCTAAAAACTGTCCGGCTTAAAACCACCAAACATGTGGGAAAAACAGAGCACATCATCACATGTCAATATATTCAGCCGATTTTAGTTAGAAAGTTATTTAGTAAAGTAAATTTATCTGCTTGCAGAAGGTTATTTATCTGTggaaataaagtttagttttggggtggtttttaaAGACCAAACAAGCATGAGTTTATTGCCACGCAGCGCTGAGGAGTTCAGCTCAGCCGACTACTGGGAGAGATTTTTTCGTAAAAGAGGAGAAAAAGCTTTCGAGTGGTACGGAGACTACAACTCACTCTGCGGAGTTTTGCATAAATACATTAAACCTCGTGATAAGGTAActtatatgttattttatttatacatcAATGTTTCTGTTACATTTACACCCGTCATGAAGCTTGATAATGAAACGTATGACATTGGAAGCACAAAGTATTTAAACCTAACATTACATGTGGTTATTTTGTCTCGTGGAATGAATGCAAATATCTTTCTATGATATATTCAGATGTTTCAGATAGTTTCATTAGGAAAGTACTACGTAAAAGCAGTTGTTAAATAGAGACAACTTGCAGATTTTGTTTAGGGTATGTACATTTATGAACGAACCAAAGTGTAACTTTTGATTTCTTCTGCAGGTTTTGGTGGTGGGCTGTGGTAATTCTGAGCTGAGTGAACAGCTATATGATGTTGGCTACCATCAACTAACCAATATTGACATCAGCGAGACGGTGGTGTCTCATATGAACCAGCGAAACGCAGAGTGTCGTCCAGATCTGACCTTCCAGCAGGTGGATGCCACTCAGACGGGCTTTGAAAGTGGGAGCTTTCAGGCAGCCCTTGATAAGGGCACACTTGATGCTATGGCTTCAGAGGAGGAAGGTGCTCTTGCTGCCAGGATGCTGGCAGAAGTAGGCAGAGTTTTGGCCGTGGGTGGCCGATACGTATGCGTAACTTTAGCACAGGAACATGTTATAAAGTTGGCCGTGGAGCATTTTGCCCAGGGCTGGGCTGTGCGAATCCACTGCTTAAGTGGACAGCAAAGTGAGGACTCTGATTCCTCCTTCGCCCTACCGGTTTTTGTTCTCGTATGCACAAAATTTCGCCAAGCACCTCCGTTTGCAGTGCTTGAAATGTGCCAGGGTGAGGATGGTGCTCCCACTAGGCTTGCATCGGTGCCTGAACTGTTGTCTGCTGTGAAGGAGAGGCAGGCTTATAATCTTATGCTGCATAAACTGAAGGGTGGAACCGATGCTAGCAGCACTTCATCACTCACGCTGTGCCATGCAGCAACCGGTCAACCACGATACACTTTGACAGTGCAGGACAGCTTGCCTTCTGCCAAGCTACCAAGAAATAATCACTTTGCCATATTTATAGGTgaatacttaatttttttacattttcatatacTATACTGTATGCTTAACTATACTATAATATAGCATATTTGattgattctgattggatttGAAGCCTCTCATATCTCTGTGCATGTTTTGCAATCACAAATTAGAATTGGTGACTCAGGCTACGCTTACATGACAACAATGTAGTAAAAAACTGAAAGGTTTTGACTTTgaattataacatgttaaaattgccactttgtaggtgtgagcaaaaatttgccttTTGGGTGTCtccttttaaagggacactccacttttatggaaaatatgctaattttacagttcccctagagttaaacatttgacttttaccgttttggaatccattcagctgatctccggatatggtagcacttttagcatagcttagcataatccattgaatctgattagaccattagcatcgcactaaaaataaccaaaaagttt
The nucleotide sequence above comes from Paramisgurnus dabryanus chromosome 12, PD_genome_1.1, whole genome shotgun sequence. Encoded proteins:
- the itpa gene encoding inosine triphosphate pyrophosphatase translates to MAVPTGRSVVFVTGNAKKLEEVVQILGDKFPYKLISKKIDLPEYQGEPDEISIQKCQEAARQVDGPVLVEDTCLCFRALGGLPGPYIKWFLDKLKPEGLHKMLAGFDDKSAWALCTFAFCAGKEEPVQLFRGKTEGCIVEPRGPRDFGWDPCFQPEGFDKTYAELPKEVKNSISHRYRALAAMSEHFSQCNDVPETKRAKQQD